One Coriobacteriia bacterium genomic region harbors:
- the hisD gene encoding histidinol dehydrogenase, with protein sequence MRKIILRRGQSLTDANLARSGGVDAEVLGVAARIVDDVKARGDVALSEYTATFDKADIKTFLVTAEEIEAALSAVEPAFLEAIALAADSIEDFHRRQIPQSWFTAQEGGVFLGQKVTPLARVGIYVPGGRAKYPSSVLMTAIPAMVAGVGEIAMVVPPAADGSVNPYTLAAAARAGVDEIYKVGGAQAVAALAYGTAQIPRVDKIVGPGNAYVTAAKKLVMGDVGIDMLAGPSEVLILADETAEPLFVAIDLMAQAEHDPRAATYLVTTDPELPELVEDALKALLAESPRGEITARSLADNGLIVVCPDVAAALEVSDFIAPEHLEVQMADPFELLGGIHNAGAIFLGPWTPESVGDYVAGPNHVLPTGGTARFSSPLSVDDFVKKSSVLSYSFDALEADAETVLEIAGKEGLWAHARAVSLRLEAVAEMAGDEHDAYEEELDELTDLEEEGGS encoded by the coding sequence GAAGGCGCGAGGTGACGTCGCGCTTTCCGAGTACACAGCCACGTTCGACAAGGCCGACATCAAGACGTTCCTCGTCACCGCCGAGGAAATCGAGGCGGCGCTGTCCGCCGTCGAACCGGCGTTTCTTGAGGCGATTGCGCTCGCGGCCGACTCGATCGAGGACTTCCACCGCCGACAGATCCCGCAGTCTTGGTTCACCGCGCAGGAAGGCGGCGTGTTCCTCGGCCAGAAGGTGACACCGCTTGCGCGCGTAGGCATCTACGTGCCGGGTGGGCGTGCGAAGTACCCCTCCAGCGTGCTGATGACCGCGATCCCGGCGATGGTCGCGGGTGTTGGTGAGATCGCGATGGTCGTGCCGCCTGCGGCAGACGGAAGTGTGAACCCGTACACGCTGGCCGCCGCTGCGAGGGCCGGCGTCGACGAGATCTACAAGGTCGGTGGCGCGCAGGCTGTCGCCGCGCTTGCGTACGGCACCGCGCAGATACCGCGCGTCGACAAGATCGTCGGCCCCGGCAACGCATATGTGACCGCCGCGAAGAAGCTCGTGATGGGTGACGTGGGTATCGACATGCTTGCAGGCCCCTCGGAAGTCCTCATCCTCGCCGATGAGACCGCCGAGCCGCTGTTCGTGGCTATCGATCTCATGGCGCAGGCCGAGCACGACCCGCGCGCGGCGACCTACCTCGTCACGACCGATCCCGAGTTGCCGGAACTCGTCGAGGATGCGCTCAAGGCGCTGCTTGCCGAGTCCCCGCGCGGCGAGATCACCGCGCGCTCGCTTGCCGATAACGGCCTTATCGTCGTGTGCCCCGATGTCGCCGCCGCGCTCGAGGTATCGGACTTCATCGCGCCTGAGCACCTTGAGGTGCAGATGGCCGACCCGTTCGAGCTGCTCGGCGGCATCCACAACGCGGGCGCGATCTTCCTCGGACCCTGGACGCCCGAAAGCGTGGGCGATTACGTCGCCGGACCCAACCACGTTCTGCCCACCGGCGGCACGGCACGTTTCTCAAGCCCGCTGTCGGTTGACGACTTCGTGAAGAAGTCGAGCGTTCTGTCGTACAGCTTTGACGCGCTTGAGGCCGATGCCGAGACAGTGCTCGAGATCGCTGGCAAGGAAGGCCTCTGGGCGCACGCCCGTGCGGTTTCGCTTCGCCTCGAGGCGGTGGCCGAGATGGCCGGAGACGAGCACGACGCGTACGAAGAGGAACTCGACGAACTGACCGACCTGGAAGAGGAAGGTGGCTCATAG